The proteins below come from a single Mya arenaria isolate MELC-2E11 chromosome 6, ASM2691426v1 genomic window:
- the LOC128237687 gene encoding serine-rich adhesin for platelets-like — MIAFRARSGSTGSASSSSWNTGSDSYSYSSSTSWNIGSDSYSSSTSWNIGSDFYSYFSSISWNMGNDSYSSSTPLNIGSDSYSFSTSWNIGSDSYSSSTSWNKGSDSYSTSWNIGSDSYSYCSSTSLNIWSDSYSSSTSLNIGSDSYSSSTPLNIGSDSYSFSTSWNIGSDYNSSSTSWNIGSDSYSYSTSWNIGSDSYSYCSSTSLKIWSDSYSSSTSLNIGSDSYSSSTPLNIGSDSYSSSTSWNIGSDSYSYSSSTSLDIGSDSYSSSVSLNIGSDSYSSSTSLNIGSDSYSSSTSWNIGSDSYSYSSSTLLTIGSDSYSYSSSTLLNIGSDSYSSSTSWNIGSYSYSSSTSWNIGSEFYSYSSSTSLDIGSDSYSCSSSTPLNIGSDSYSYSSSTSWSTGSDSFSYSSSTSLNIGSDSCSSSTPLNIGSDSYSSSTSWNIGSDSYSYSSSTSLDIGSDSYSSSVSLNIGSDSYSSSTSLNIGSDSYSSSTSWNIGSDSYSYSSSTLLTIGSDSYSYSSSTLLNIGSDSYSSSTSWNIGSYSYSSSTSWNIGSEFYSYSSSTSLDIGSDSYSCSSSTPLNIGSDSYSYSSSTSWSTGSDSFSYSSSTSLNIGSESYSYSSSTSWNTGSDSYSYSSSISWNIGSDFYSYSSSTSLNIGSDSYSYSSSTPLNIGSDSYSFFSSTSWSADSAPGSAESTAGSAWRKDNDPTSSVHHDDIWTHRCVLLPAAAALSALLAALQALSALHSADVNCFDSAL, encoded by the exons ATGATCGCTTTTCGGGCGCGCTCGGGC AGCACAGGGAGCGCCTCCTCCTCCTCATGGAACACAGGGAGCGactcctactcctactcctCCTCAACCTCATGGAACATAGGGAGCGACTCCTACTCCTCCTCAACTTCATGGAACATAGGGAGCGACTTCTACTCCTACTTCTCCTCAATCTCATGGAACATGGGAAACGACTCCTACTCCTCCTCAACCCCATTGAACATAGGGAGCGACTCCTACTCCTTCTCAACTTCATGGAACATAGGGAGTGACTCCTACTCCTCCTCAACCTCATGGAATAAAGGGAGCGACTCCTACTCAACCTCATGGAACATAGGGAGCGACTCCTACTCCTACTGCTCCTCAACATCATTGAACATATGGAGCGACTCCTACTCCTCTTCAACCTCATTGAACATAGGGAGCGACTCCTACTCCTCCTCAACCCCATTGAACATAGGGAGCGACTCCTACTCCTTCTCAACTTCATGGAACATAGGGAGTGACTACAACTCCTCCTCTACCTCATGGAACATAGGGAGCGACTCCTACTCCTACTCAACCTCATGGAACATAGGGAGCGACTCCTACTCCTACTGCTCCTCAACATCATTGAAAATATGGAGCGACTCCTACTCCTCCTCAACCTCATTGAACATAGGGAGCGACTCCTACTCCTCCTCAACCCCATTGAACATAGGGAGCGACTCCTACTCCTCCTCAACTTCATGGAACATAGGGAGCGactcctactcctactcctCCTCAACCTCATTGGACATAGGGAGCGACTCCTACTCCTCCTCAGTCTCATTAAACATAGGGAGCGACTCCTACTCCTCCTCAACTTCATTGAACATAGGGAGCGACTCCTACTCCTCCTCAACCTCTTGGAACATAGGGAGCGactcctactcctactcctCCTCAACCTTATTGACTATAGGGAGCGactcctactcctactcctCCTCAACCTTATTGAACATAGGGAGCGACTCCTACTCCTCCTCAACCTCATGGAACATAGGGAGCTACTCCTACTCCTCCTCAACCTCGTGGAACATAGGGAGCGAATTCTACTCCTACTCCTCCTCAACCTCATTGGACATAGGGAGCGACTCCTACTCATGTTCCTCCTCAACCCCATTGAACATAGGGAGCGactcctactcctactcctCCTCAACCTCATGGAGCACAGGGAGCGACTCCTTCTCCTACTCCTCCTCAACCTCATTGAACATAGGGAGCGACTCCTGCTCCTCCTCAACCCCATTGAACATAGGGAGCGACTCCTACTCCTCCTCAACTTCATGGAACATAGGGAGCGactcctactcctactcctCCTCAACCTCATTGGACATAGGGAGCGACTCCTACTCCTCCTCAGTCTCATTAAACATAGGGAGCGACTCCTACTCCTCCTCAACTTCATTGAACATAGGGAGCGACTCCTACTCCTCCTCAACCTCTTGGAACATAGGGAGCGactcctactcctactcctCCTCAACCTTATTGACTATAGGGAGCGactcctactcctactcctCCTCAACCTTATTGAACATAGGGAGCGACTCCTACTCATCCTCAACCTCATGGAACATAGGGAGCTACTCCTACTCCTCCTCAACCTCGTGGAACATAGGGAGCGAATTCTACTCCTACTCCTCCTCAACCTCATTGGACATAGGGAGCGACTCCTACTCATGTTCCTCCTCAACCCCATTGAACATAGGGAGCGactcctactcctactcctCCTCAACCTCATGGAGCACAGGGAGCGACTCCTTCTCCTACTCCTCCTCAACCTCATTGAACATAGGGAGCGAATCCTACTCCTACTCTTCCTCAACCTCATGGAACACAGGGAGCGactcctactcctactcctCCTCAATCTCATGGAACATAGGGAGCGACTTCTACTCCTACTCCTCCTCAACCTCATTGAACATAGGGAGCGACTCGTACTCCTACTCCTCATCAACCCCATTGAACATAGGGAGCGACTCCTACTCCTTCTTCTCCTCAACCTCGTGGAGCGCCGATAGCGCCCCAGGGAGCGCCGAGAGCACCGCGGGGAGCGCCTGGAGAAAAGACAATGATCCTACATCATCCGTTCACCATGATGATATCTGGACACACAGGTGTGTTTTGCTTCCTGCTGCGGCGGCGCTCTCGGCGCTCCTTGCAGCACTCCAGGCGCTCTCTGCCCTTCATTCTGCTGATGTAAATTGTTTTGACTCTGCTCTTtga